In Paraburkholderia terrae, the DNA window CGCGGGCTTCGACGTTTCGAGCAGCGTATGGCGCGTTTCGAACAGCGAATCGCGGCAGGCTTCCTTGCTGCTTTTCAGATTGCCGTCATAGACGATGAACGAGACGTCCGGATCGCGCCCGATCGCGTCGAGCAGCCGCTGCGTGAGCGCTTCGTCGGCGGAACTTTGCAGTGTGCCGCCGATGACCGCGAACGCGTACTGTGGCGCCGGTTCTTTGGCGAACGACACACGGCCCGGCGCCATCAGCGACAGCGCGGCCACGTACGCGGCCGTCAGCGCAAACGCGCGTGCTGCGCCGCGCGAGCGGCGGCGAAGCGGCGTCGGCGCTTGACGATCGCGCGCGTCAGTCTCGTGCATCTGGCGACTTGGCCAGTTCATGCAGTTCGAACAGCAGGTCGAGCGCGTCGCGCGGACGCAGATCATTCGGGTCGATCTCGCGCAGGCGTTCGACGAGCGCCTGCGTGGCGGGATCGATTGCCGGCACGGGCGGCTCGTCGTCGGCGTCTTCGAGCATTGCAAGGGGCGTTGCGAACAGGTCGAGTTGCGGCGCGGGTTGCGCGGCCGACTGCTGCTCCAGATAAGCGAGATGCTTGCGCGCGGCACGAATCACCGCGTTCGGCACGCCCGCCAGTTGCGCGACCTGCAGGCCGTAGCTCTGGTTCGCGGGGCCATCGTTGACGGCATGCAGGAACACGATGCCGTGCCCATGCTCGACCGCTGACAGATGCACGTTCGCCGCATGCGGAAACTCGGCGGGCAGTTGCGTCAGTTCGAAATAGTGCGTCGCGAACAGCGTATGGCAGTTGTTGTGCGCAAGCAGATGCCGCGCGATGGCCCAGGCGAGCGCGAGGCCGTCGAACGTCGACGTGCCGCGCCCGATTTCATCCATCAGCACGAGGCTCTGCGGTGTCGCGTCGTTCAGGATCGCGGCGGCTTCCGTCATTTCGACCATGAAGGTCGAGCGGCCGCCCGCCAGATCGTCGGCGGCGCCGATCCGCGTGAAAATGCGGTCAATCGGGCCAAACGACGCGCGCCGCGCGGGCACATAGCTGCCCACGTACGCCATCAACGCGATCAGTGCCGTCTGACGCATGAACGTGGATTTACCGCCCATGTTCGGGCCGGTGATCAGCAGCAGCTTGCGTTCGGGATTGAGCACGCAGTCGTTGGCGATGAACTGTTCGACTTGCGCTTCGACCACGGGGTGTCGGCCCTGTTCGATATCGATGCCGCCCGTCGGCGTGAAGCTCGGGGCAACCCAGTCGAGCGCGCGAGCACGTTCCGCGAACGCGGCGAGCAGATCGAGTTCGGCGAGCGCCAACGCAACGCGCTGGCAATCGGCGATGAACGGCAGCAGCGATTGCAACAGCGCGTCATACAGCGCTTTCTCGCGCGCGAGCGCGCGTTCCTGCGCGGACAGCGCCTTGTCTTCGAACGTCTTTAGCTCAGACGTGATGTAGCGCTCGGCGTTCTTCAGCGTCTGACGGCGGCGATAATCGTCGGGCACCTTGTCCGTCTGGCCGCGCGTCACTTCGATGTAGAAGCCGTGTACTTTGTTGTATTCGACGCGCAGATTGCCGATGCCCGTGCGCGCACGTTCACGTGTTTCGAGATCGATCAGGAACTGTCCGCAGTTCTCCGAAATATCGCGTAGTTCATCGAGTTCCGCATCGTAGCCGCGCGCGATCACGCCACCGTCGCGCACCATCGCAGCGGGTTCCTGCGCGACTGCGCGCTTCAACAGGTCGACGCAGTCAGCGGGCGGCACCAGCGCCGTATCGATGCGCGCGAGTGAATCGGCAGCGGCCGTCACGGCGGCGAGTTGTGCGCGCAGTTCGGGCAGCGCAATGAACGTGTCGCGCAGGCTCGACAGATCGCGCGGACGCGCCGACAGCAACGCGAGCCGCCCGGTGATCCGTTCGATATCCGAGATCTGTCGCAGCGCGCTGCGCAGCCCGTCGAGGCTCGCTTGCGGCGGCGCGTCGAGCAGCGCGCCGATCGCCTGCTGGCGCGCCTGCGCGTACGACGCGTCGCGCGGCGGATGATGCAGCCAGTGACGCAGCAGACGGCTGCCCATCGTCGTGCAGCAGGTATCGAGCAGCGAGCAGAGCGTGGGCGAGTCCGTGCCGCGCAGCGTTTCCGTCAGTTCGAGATTGCGGCGCGTGGACGGATCGAGGCCGATGTATTCCGATTCGTATTCGACTTTCAGGCTGCGCACATGGCGCAACTGCTGGCCTTGGGTCGCCGCCGCGTACAGCAGCAGCGCGCCCGCCGCGCCGCATGCGCTCGAAAGCGAATGCGCGCCGAAGCCATCGAGGCCCGCCACTTCCAGTTGATCGCACAGCCGCTGCGTGCCCGAAGCGACGTCGAAGTGCCAGACGGGCACGCGCGTCGTCGCGCCGAAACCGGTGGGCACTGTCCATGCGTTCGAATCGTTCGACGACGGCGCGTCGGCAACGAGAATTTCAGCAGGGCGGATGCGCTCGAGCGCGGCCGCGACCTGATCGGGCGCGACTTCCGCGAGGCGCAGCGCGCCGCTCGCCAGATTGAGCCATGCGAGGCCGATCGTGGTCACGACGCCGCGCCGGTTGTGCCCCGCGCACACGGCGAGCAGATATGTGTCGTTCTTGTCGGACAGCAGCGCGGCATCCGTCAGCGTGCCAGGCGTCACCACGCGCACGACCTTGCGTTCGACAGGTCCCTTCGACGTCGCGGGATCGCCAATCTGCTCGCAGATCGCAACCGACTCGCCGAGTTTGACGAGCTTCGCCAGATACTGTTCGACGGCGTGATGCGGCACGCCTGCCATCTTGATCGGATTGCCGCCCGACGCGCCGCGCTGCGTCAGCGTCAGATCGAGCAGGCGCGAGGCCTTTTCGGCGTCGTCGAAGAACAGTTCATAGAAATCGCCCATCCGGTAGAACACGAGCGTGCCCGGATGCTCCCCTTTAATGCGCAGATACTGCTGCATCATGGGGGTGTGTTGCGCGTTGTCGCTTGCGGCTGCGGTTTGAGTGCCCATCCTCGTGTCTTTCTTGCGTGACTGTTCAGGGCGTGAGTTTAACCCGCCGAGGCGCCGAGCGAACCTGGCCGGATGGCCAGGTTGCTGTCGCCGTACAGGCACGAGTGCGCTTTGCTCATTCTTCGATGAGCGCACGCATGTCGACCTTGTGCGCGTTCGCGGCGCTGCGCCGCTGCGCAAGCCACATCATGCCCGTGATGAATACGCCGAACACAGCGATGATCCACTGCACGGGCATCTTCGCCGTCAGCAGGATCGCGTACGCGCCGAGCATCAGCAGCACGGCGAGATTCTGGTTGAAGTTCTGCACGGCGATCGAGTGGCCCGCCGTCAGCAATGTCGCGCCGCGGTGCTGGAGAATCGCGTTCATCGGCACGATGAAAAAGCCCGACAGCGCGCCGAGCAGCACCATCAACGGGTACGCGAAGATGATGTAAGCGGGCGCAAACAGCTCGCCGACGCGCAAGCCCGCGCCGGGCGGAAACAGGTTCTTGTTGTAGAACGCCATCGCGACGGCCACGGCGCCCGTAATCAGGCCAACGGGCAGCACCTTGAGTGACGCGCGCAACGGAATCCACGCGGCGGCAGCCGCTGCGCCGATCGCGATGCCGAGGCCGGCCACGCCCTGCATGACGGCCGCTTTCGACAGCGATAGCCCGAGATTCGCGTCGGCCCATTTGAGTACGAGCAATTGCAGCGTGACCGCGCCGCCCCACATCAGCGTCGTGACCCACAGCGCGATCTGCGCGAGACGGTCGGCCCACAGCACGTTGAAGCAACGCACGAACTCGCCGACCAGTTCACCCGGCTCCGCCAACCGGTTCGGATAGCGCGCGCCCGTGTCGGGAATGCCGACGTTGAGCGCGGCCGCGATCGCGTAGGTGATCATCACGGCGAGCATCGCGAGGTCGGCGGCGGAATGGATCAGCGGCCAATGCATGTGCTGCACGAAGCGCGACGCGTAGGTGCTGATCAGCGCGCCGCCCAGCATCGTGCCGACGATGGTCGACAGCACGGTCGCCGATTCGAGCCACGCGTTCGCGGCGACGAGCCGGTCGGCGGGCAGCAGCTCGGTGAGAATGCCGTACTTCGCGGGCGAGTACGCGGCTGCGCCGAAGCCGACCACGCCGTAAGCGATCATCGGATGCACGCCGCCGATCATCAGCAGGCAGCCGCACGCCTTCAGCGCGTTCGAGATGAACATCACGTGGCGCTTTTGCAGCGCGTCGGCGAATGCGCCGACGAACGGCGCGAGCAGCACATACGAAATCGTGAAGAAGATCTGCAGCAGCGGCGTGATCCACGCAGGCGAGCGGATCTCGGTGAGCAGCGCAATGGCCGCGATCAGCAGCGCGTTATCGGCGAGCGACGACACGAACTGTGCCGCGATGATCGTGTAGAAACCTTTCTTCATGGTCCCGATTGAAACACAGCGCCCACAATTTTGCCTTTGATGCACGTGTCCCGTTGATGTGCGCGACGTATCGCGAGTCACGAGCCCAAAAAGAAAAAAGCGGCCGAGGCCGCTTTCAACTGCACGCAGCGTCTTAAGCTGCCTGTTCCTTCGTCTTGGTGTAACGCGACAGAATTGGAATCATCTGTGCATATACCTTCGGGTTGCCGGCGACGATCTCATGCAAGTGCAGGAAGTCCGAGTCACCCGTGTAGTTACCGACCAGGCCACCCGCTTCCGTGACGAGCAGGCTGCCTGCCGCCATGTCCCACGCGCTGATGCCTTGCTCGAAGAAGCCATCGAGGCGGCCTGCCGCGACGTTCGCCAGATCGAGCGCCGCTGCGCCCGGACGGCGCAGGCCCGCGCACGCCTTCGTCATGTCGGCGAAGAGGTGCGTGTACGCTTCGAGCGTGTCCTTTTCGCGGAACGGGAAGCCCGTGCCGATCAGGCTGTCGGCGAGCCGGTCGCGGCGGCCGACGCGGATGCGCCGGTCGTTCAGGTACGCGCCGCGGCCGCGCGAGGCCGTGAACAGGTCGTTGCGCGTCGGGTCATAGACGACCGCCTGCGTGACGGTGCCCTTGTGCGCGAGCGCGATCGACACACAGTAATACTGGAAGCCGTGGATGAAGTTCGTGGTGCCGTCGAGGGGATCGATGATCCACTGGAATTCGGACTCGTTGCCCGATTCGCCGGACTCTTCGGCGAGGATCGCGTGATCGGGGTAGGCGGTGGTCAGCGTTTCGATGATGGCCGCTTCGGACGCCTTGTCGACCTCCGTGACGAAATCGTTGTGCTGCTTCTTGCTGACCTGCACGAGGTCGAGATCGAGCGACGCGCGGTTGATGATCTGCCCGGCGCGGCGAGCGGCCTTGACAGCGATATTGAGCATGGGATGCATGAGTCTGGATCCTTGTGCCGGACGCGCACGGCGGCGGCCCGTTGTTGAGCTGAAAATAAGCTGTTAATCATGCGAAACGGGCGCCCGATACGACTGAGTCGAAATCTGGCAGCACATTCCGTCGACGGAGACGAATTGAAGAAGAGCGATGCGCGGTGCCCGATGTTCCTCTTGAGAGGCAATGTGGCACGGCGCGAATATCGGGATTTTACCTGAGTCTCGTCGTTTCGAGGCGGTTCGGGCCGACCCGCGCGCGGGCAAACAGGCCTATGACGTTCGTCTGATGCAGTATTGGCCGATCGGCAGATGGAAAGAGGGAGCGGGTTGGGGCTACCATTACTGTTTCCTTGTCTCCAAAGCTCATCGTGGTTCAAACGCCTGCTTCGCCTTCCTCCAGTACCGCTTCCGACAACTCCAGCATCGGCGGCGGTTTCACGTCGACGCGTTTCGTGCTCGTCGAGCCGAGTCATCCCGGCAACGTCGGCGCGGCGGCGCGCGCGCTGAAAACCATGGGCTTTTCCCGGCTCGTGCTCGTGTCGCCGCGCGTGGCGGACGTGAAAAACGACCCGGAGGCGATCGCGATGGCCAGCGGCGCGGACGACGTGCTTGCGTCCGCCCATGTCGTGCCGACGCTCGCCGATGCGCTGTCGGGCGCGCACTGGTCGTTGGCGCTGACGGCTCGCGCCCGCGAGTACGGGCCGCCGCAGCTCGCGCCGCGCGCGGCTGCGATGCAGGCGCGCGAGCATGCCGTGCATGGCGATATCGCGCTCGTGTTCGGCAACGAGCGCACGGGGCTGTCTAACGAGGACGTCGAGCGGTGCAGCGCGCTCGCGCATATTCCGGCCAATCCCGCGTACAGCTCGCTGAATCTGTCGCAGGCGATCCAAGTTCTGTCGTACGAGTTACGCATGGCCTATCTGGTCGACAGCGACGGGTCGGAATCGCTGGCGGGCGGCGCGGGCACGCTCGCCCCGAGCGATGAAATCGAGCGCATGTATGTGCATCTGGAAAACGCGCTGATCGCGCTCGACTTTCTCGATCCCGGCAACCCGAAAAAACTGATGTCGCGCTTGCGGCGGCTCTTCGCGCGCTCGGGTCTCGAGCGCGAAGAGGTCAACATCGTGCGCGGAATCGCGAAGCACATTCTGCTGAACGCGAAAGGGCGCGACGGCGACCAGCGTTGAGCGGCGCGCGCATTCCACGACAGCCGTAACCATGTGCGCTGCGGCTGTCGCGGGCCGCGAAAGCTCAAACCTTGTCGTCCGCGTGGGCTTCCGGCAGGTTTCGCGCATTCGCCCTACAATGGCCCGAAACGTCATAAGCAAAGCTCGCCGGCTGGAATGCGCATGACTGCGGAAGCAATAGCGGACGCAAAAACGCACGCACCGGCGGCCCGCTCCCCGCGCAATGCGCGGCGGCGATCAATCCCTACGACAGCCTCACTGCCATGTTCACGAGACTCCGCGAAGACATCGCCACGATCCGCGAGCGCGATCCCGCCGCCCGCAGCGCTTGGGAAGTCCTCACGTGTTACCCGGGCTTGCACGCGCTGATATTCCACCGCTTCGCGCATGCTTGCTGGCGCGCGAACCGCCGCTGGATTGCGCGCTTCGCGTCGCAGTTCGGCCGCTTCATGACAGGTATCGAGATCCACCCGGGCGCGACGATCGGGCGGCGTGTATTCATCGATCACGGCATGGGTGTCGTGATCGGCGAGACGGCTGAAATCGGCGACGACTGCACGATCTATCAGGGTGTCACGCTCGGCGGCACGTCGCTCACACGCGGCGCGAAACGCCATCCAACACTGGAGCGCGGCGTGATCGTCGGCGCGGGCGCGAAGGTGCTCGGCGGCTTCACGATCGGCGCCGACGCGAAGATCGGCTCGAACGCCGTCGTCGTGAAGCCGGTGCCGGCGGGCGGCACGGCCGTCGGCAATCCGGCGCGCGTGATCATGCCGGCGACGGCATCGGTGGCAGCGGCTCCCGCATCCACGGGCGCCGATGGCAAGGCGACGACGGCTCGCCCAGGCTTCTGCGCGTACGGCATCACGCCGAATGCGGACGATCCCGTCTCGCTTGCCATTCATGGGCTGGTCAATCACGCGTCGACGCAATCGCAGCGCATCGACGAAGTCGTCGCGGCGCTCGAACGGCTCGGCGCAAGTCTTGAAGCGCTGCATGGCGCGGACGCGGCGTTGCTGGATCTGCGCCGTCTGTCGGCGGCGATCGACGGGAAGGTCGAGGTGGCGGCGCGCTAAGCGGCGCCAAACTGAAGGGCGCGCGCGAGGGGCGAAGGGTGAAAACGACTACTTGTCCAGCCGCAGCGCCTTGATCCCTTCGGAATCGATGCGTACATAACCGCCGCGGCGCTCGCCGTGGTCGAGGTCCCAATCGGGCAGTACCCAGCGCATGCCGCCTTTCTCATGGTGCAGCGCCGGCCTGTGGGTATGGCCGTGAATAATGGTGGCTGTCTTCGTCTTCTTGAAGAGCGCGGCGATGCCTTCCGACGTCACGTCGTAACGCGGCGACACGGGGCGTTGGCGTCCCGCTTCGCTCGATGCACGCATTTTCTCGGCCAACGCTTTACGCCAGCGATACGGCCACACCAGAAACAGCCACTGCGCGAAATGGTTACGCGCGAAGCCACGAAAGCGCTGATATTTGCGGTCCGACGTGCATTGCGCGTCGCCGTGCGTGAGCGCGATTTTTGTCCCGAACGCGGTGATGACGAACGGATCGGGCAGCCAGATCGCGCCCGCCGCTTTCATGAAGCGCTTGCCCAGCAGGAAGTCGCGATTGCCGTGCATGATGTATAGCGCGATGCCGCGCTCCGAGAGCGTGTGCATCAGCTCCGCCATACGGGCGGGGAAGGGCTCGGCGAGCATGTCGTCGCCGATCCAGTATTCGAACAGGTCGCCGAGAATAAAAACGGAATCCGCATGCTCGGCCGTCACGCGGATGAAATGCTCGAACGCGGCGACCGTCTGTGGGATCGCCTCGCTCAGATGCAGGTCAGCGATAAAGAAAAACGGGCGCGCCGCGTGCGGGCGTTTGCCCTCGCCAGGCACGCCCGCAGCGACGCTTCGCAGCGGCGTCTCTTGCAGCATGGAAGTGTGCTTCTCTAGTTGCTCAGCGCTTCTTAAAGAATAGGCTGTTCGTTTGAGTAATTCTCTTACTCGACGACGACGGCCTTTTCGATGATCACGTCGTCGACGGGCACGTCCTGGTGGAAGCCCTTCGAGCCCGTCTTCACCTTGCGGATCGCGTCGACGACTTCGAGGCCTTCGACGACCTTGCCGAACACCGCATAGCCCCAGCCTTGCGGCGTCGGCGACGAGTGGTTCAGGAAGTCGTTGTCGTTCACGTTGATGAAGAACTGGGCGGTCGCCGAGTGCGGGTCATTCGTGCGCGCCATCGCGACCGAACCCTTCACGTTCTTCAGGCCGTTGTTCGCTTCGTTGGCGATCGGCGTGCTGGTCGGCTTCTGCGTCATGCCCGGCTCGAAACCGCCGCCCTGGATCATGAAGCCGTCGATCACGCGGTGGAACACCGTGTTGTCGTAGTGGCCGGCCTTCACGTAGGCGAGGAAGTTTTCAACCGACTTCGGCGCCTTCTCGGCGTCCAGTTCCAGCTTGATGACGCCGTGGTTCGTGTGCAGTTCAACCATGATGATTTCCTTTGGGTCTAGGTGAGTGGAGGGCGCGGTGCATCGCCGTCTGAGCGGCCATTGGCCTGCGCCCGTGGCATGGTTAGTTCCGGTGCAGCGCTGGCTTTCGTGCAGTGCATCGAGTTGCCGGCCGCTCGCGCGTCACCCTGTTTGCAAATGCGTCGTCTGCTCGTGTGCTATCGAGCGCCTTCTCGCGGCCTGCACGGCCGCTTCGTTGCCAATCTTTGTTCCCGGCTTATTTGCCGACTTATTTGCCGACAATTGTCGCCGACTGGAGCACGATCTGCTTTTGCGGCACATCGCTCATCGGGCCGCGCGACGTGGTCGGCGTGCCCTCGATCTTCTTCACGACGTCCATACCCGACGTCACCTTGCCGAACACCGCGTAGCCATTGCCATCCGGATTCGGATAATCGAGGCCGGCATTGTCGACCGTGTTGATGAAGAATTGTGCCGTAGCCGAGTTCGGGTCGCTGGTGCGCGCCATCGCGATCGTGCCTGTCATGTTCTTCAGGCCGTTGCGGCTTTCGAGCGGAATCGGCGCGCGGGTCGGTTTTTCCGCGTAGCTCGTCGTGTAGCCGCCGCCCTGAACCATGAAGCCGGGAATCACGCGATGGAAGATCGTCCCGTTATATTGACCGGATTTCACGTAGTCGAGGAAATTGGCAACCGTCTTCGGCGCTTTCTCAGGATACAACTCGACGCGGATATCGCCTTCCGACGTCTTCAAGAGAACGGACGGATGCGCAGCCTGTGATCCGTTTTGCGCAAAAGCCGGTGCGTTCGCGATCAGGGCGGCGCTGCCGAGCGCCAACATCAACCATTTCATGTAAATCCTCGGGGTGAAAACAGGGTGAACTCAGATGAAAAACGTCGGCAGGCGCGCTGCCCTAAAGCGTGCGCGCCAGCGCTCACTGCGATGGTGCAACGTACGGCGGCGTCGCGAGCGAACCGTTTGGGCCGCCGAACGTGAAGCCCGGCGTCTCGGTAATGTTCTGCATGGCGCGATTCGTGTAGTCGGTATCAGCCGGCTGGCTGGTCTTCTTCACGGGCGTCTTGCGCGGGGTGACGATTTTCTCGATGTCGGCGATACGCTGGGTTGTCGTGCCGTTGCCTGCGCCCAGGCTTTGTGCGCGGCGATACGCCTGATCCGCCATGCGCAGATACAGGTCGCCGAGATTCTCATACGCGAGGCCATAGCCGGGGCTCGCCTTGACGGCCGTTTCCAGCGCGGCGCGCGCTTCCGTATAGCGGCCCTGCTTCGCGTAGAGCGCAGCAAGGTTGTTGTACGGTTCGGGCAGTTCGGGGAATGTCTCGGTGAGTTCGGTGAATGCGGCGATCGCTTCGTCGTCGCGGTTCAGGCGCGCGAGCACGGTGGCGCGCTTGAATTTGGCCTGTGCGTCGCGCGGATTCGCGGCGATGCGCGCATCGAGTTGCGAGAGCGCGGCCGTCCAGTTCTTCTGCTGGATCGATGCGTCGGCGTCGGGCGTCGCGTCACGCACGGCTGGACCGTGCGCAACGGTCGGCGTTTTCTGCGCGAAGGCGGGCGCGGCGGGCAGGACCATGAGGGCGAGGCCGCAGCAGGTCGCGCCCGCTGCCGTGCTCAAGGCCGCGAGCAAACCTGGACGGCTACCCGGACGGGAACCCGTACGGGACGACGCGCCGGAAATCGGGCGAAGCGTCGAGCGGAGCGCCGTCGCGAAGAGGGGCGTGGCGCCTCGCGCGCGGCCGCTGGAGTGTTTCATAGGCTCAGGTCGGGATGTTATACTCCGACCCATTCTAACAAAAGGTCTGCGCGTTCCGTCGAACCACAGACTGTCTTTTCGCCACTCGTGGTCGTCTCCGCCTTGACGTCAGCCTGATCCCGCGCCGTTGCGCGACAGGCTGTCAGTCATGCCGCACCGCCCGTGTTCGTGCATGCAGTTGCATGCTTTCATCGGGCGCGGTATGAACGAAGACCAAGCGGATCTCTTTCGGCCCACGCATCGTCTCTATGGAATCTCTGCGCATCTACAACACGCTCGCGCGTGACAAGCAAAATTTCGTGCCGCTTCATGAAGGCGAAGTGCGTATGTATGTCTGCGGGATGACGGTGTACGACTACTGTCACGTGGGCCACGCGCGGGTGATGGTCGTATTCGACATCGTGCAGCGCTGGCTGCGCACGCTCGGCTACAAGGTCACCTACGTGCGCAACATCACCGACATCGAGGACAAGATCATTCGCCGCGCAGTCGAGAACGGCGAGTCGATCCGCGCGCTGACGGACCGCTTCATCGCGGCGCTGCATGAGGATGCGGACGCGCTCGGTATCGAGCGGCCCGATCTCGAGCCGCGCGCGACGGACTTCATTCCGCAGATGCTCGGCATGATCGAGAAGCTCGAGCAGAACGGCTACGCGTATCAGGCCGCCGATGGCGACGTGAACTACGCGGTGCGCAAGTTCGCGAACTATGGCGCGCTGTCGGGCAAGTCGCTCGAAGATCTGCGCGCGGGCGAGCGCGTGGCCGCCAACGACGCGAAGCAGGACCCGCTCGACTTCGTGCTGTGGAAGCAATCGAAGCCCGACGAGCCCGCCGACACCGGCTGGGATTCGAAGTATGGGCGCGGCCGTCCCGGCTGGCACATCGAGTGCTCGGCGATGGGCTGCACGCTGCTCGGCGAGCATTTCGACATTCATGGCGGCGGCCAGGATCTGCAGTTTCCGCACCACGAAAACGAAATCGCACAAAGTGAAGGCGCTACCCGACAAACCTTCGTTAATTATTGGATGCACAACGGTTACGTGCAGATCGACAATGAGAAGATGTCGAAGTCGCTCGGCAACTTCTTCACGATCCGCGAGGTGCTCGCGAAGTACGATGCCGAAGTCGTGCGGTTCTTCATTGCGCGCGCGCATTACCGTTCGCCGCTGAATTACAGCGACACGCATCTCGACGATGCGCGCAGCGCGCTTGCGCGTCTGTACACGGCACTGAAGGACACGCCGCCGGGAGCGGGTGAGATCGAC includes these proteins:
- the cysS gene encoding cysteine--tRNA ligase, which translates into the protein MESLRIYNTLARDKQNFVPLHEGEVRMYVCGMTVYDYCHVGHARVMVVFDIVQRWLRTLGYKVTYVRNITDIEDKIIRRAVENGESIRALTDRFIAALHEDADALGIERPDLEPRATDFIPQMLGMIEKLEQNGYAYQAADGDVNYAVRKFANYGALSGKSLEDLRAGERVAANDAKQDPLDFVLWKQSKPDEPADTGWDSKYGRGRPGWHIECSAMGCTLLGEHFDIHGGGQDLQFPHHENEIAQSEGATRQTFVNYWMHNGYVQIDNEKMSKSLGNFFTIREVLAKYDAEVVRFFIARAHYRSPLNYSDTHLDDARSALARLYTALKDTPPGAGEIDWNEAHAQRFRAAMNDDFNTPVAVSVLFELASEVNRTRDAALARQLHGLALVLGLLRREPRVYLQQAAGSESEGALDVAAIETKIAARVAAKQAKDYAEADRIRKELLDAGIALEDKPGGLTEWRRV